A stretch of DNA from Arthrobacter sp. KBS0703:
CGTGCCCGTGGTGTGGAACCGGACCCGTCCGCCGTTGCGCAGCTCGCCGTCGACGGCTGTGATGCCGGATTCCCAGACTGTCAGGTTGCCGGCGTCGGTGAGGACCTCCCAGACCGTGGAGGGGCGCGCGTTGATCAACGCTTCGGATTCAAGGGAGTGCATGCGGGCAATGGTAGGGGGAGCGTGCTGCCGGTGGTCGTGTCCCGGCGGAAGTTCACGCACTGTTCGCCTGGCGGTACGTGGGTGCACGTCAGGCTGCGGCCGGTCCGGGATCCCGGTCCGGTGGA
This window harbors:
- a CDS encoding SRPBCC family protein, with the translated sequence MHSLESEALINARPSTVWEVLTDAGNLTVWESGITAVDGELRNGGRVRFHTTGTGRRSIRVRVQQLPGRVMVWTARLPLGVSTTARTFTLAPADGMTSFHVKDEHR